The following are encoded in a window of Natrononativus amylolyticus genomic DNA:
- a CDS encoding YeeE/YedE family protein: MDGNRHPLFMPVIFVGGLIFGFGLGFSHMARPEVVLDFLQFDDFGLVFVMFGAAIVSGIAFAVVPRVRDSAPLTGDVYGRRLKSFDRNVLIGGAIFGVGWGLSGICPGAAYASLGIGNVTILWAIVGMFAGAYAQGVWRSQRAPRETASIDAD; the protein is encoded by the coding sequence ATGGACGGAAACCGCCATCCCCTGTTCATGCCCGTGATCTTCGTCGGCGGGTTGATCTTCGGTTTCGGCCTCGGGTTCAGCCACATGGCCCGACCGGAAGTCGTACTGGATTTCCTCCAGTTCGACGACTTCGGTCTGGTGTTCGTCATGTTCGGTGCGGCGATCGTCTCGGGAATCGCCTTCGCGGTGGTGCCTCGAGTGCGCGACAGCGCGCCGCTGACCGGCGACGTGTACGGGCGACGGCTGAAGTCCTTCGACAGGAACGTGCTGATCGGTGGGGCGATCTTCGGCGTCGGCTGGGGGCTGTCGGGAATCTGTCCCGGCGCGGCTTACGCCAGCCTCGGCATCGGTAACGTCACGATCCTGTGGGCGATCGTCGGCATGTTCGCCGGCGCCTACGCACAGGGCGTCTGGCGGAGCCAGCGCGCCCCGCGGGAGACCGCGTCGATCGACGCCGACTGA
- a CDS encoding helix-turn-helix domain-containing protein — MANSMAEQLQQDMECEGLLECIHGLKQLDKDCFRALVESDDPLTIDEIAERVDRERSTAYRSIQRLLQSGFIQKEQVNYDQGGYYHVYYPTDPSQIATDMQRMLNDWYAKMGQLIHEFENKYEHTDEKAAPVEG; from the coding sequence ATGGCCAACTCGATGGCAGAACAACTCCAGCAGGACATGGAGTGCGAGGGTCTGTTGGAGTGTATCCACGGGCTCAAACAACTCGATAAGGATTGCTTCCGCGCGCTCGTCGAGAGCGACGATCCCCTGACGATCGACGAGATCGCCGAACGCGTCGACCGCGAACGGTCGACCGCCTACCGCTCGATCCAGCGGCTACTCCAGAGCGGATTCATCCAGAAAGAACAGGTCAACTACGATCAGGGCGGCTACTACCACGTCTACTACCCGACCGATCCGTCGCAGATCGCGACCGATATGCAGCGGATGCTGAACGACTGGTACGCGAAGATGGGACAGCTCATCCACGAGTTCGAGAACAAGTACGAACACACGGACGAGAAGGCCGCTCCGGTCGAAGGCTAG
- a CDS encoding universal stress protein — protein sequence MTTRILVAFDESEQATAALHHALSTYPDATIHVLHVNDPREWTGADSMGGYYSEQAYERSKESAQRLLEEAESIAAEYDTEVTAETAVGNAATSIVTYGEDHDIDHIVLGSHGRRGLSRFLLGSVAERVVRRSPGSVTIIREDDSPSDQ from the coding sequence ATGACAACTCGAATCCTGGTCGCGTTTGACGAATCAGAGCAGGCAACCGCCGCGTTACACCACGCGCTGTCGACGTATCCCGACGCGACGATTCACGTCCTGCACGTCAACGATCCGCGGGAGTGGACCGGCGCGGACAGCATGGGCGGCTACTACTCGGAGCAGGCGTACGAGCGGAGCAAGGAGTCCGCACAGCGGCTCCTCGAGGAGGCCGAATCGATTGCGGCGGAGTACGATACCGAGGTCACGGCGGAGACGGCCGTCGGAAACGCCGCGACTTCGATCGTCACCTACGGCGAGGACCACGACATCGACCACATCGTCCTCGGCAGCCACGGCCGTCGCGGGCTGTCCCGGTTCCTGCTCGGAAGCGTCGCCGAACGCGTCGTGCGCCGGTCCCCCGGCTCCGTGACGATCATCCGGGAGGACGACTCGCCGTCGGACCAGTAG
- a CDS encoding MBL fold metallo-hydrolase, protein MDDMDFPTLDAPVESIDPEDLKGRLDAGDAVTLLDVRTESDYEEWNISADTVESINVPYFAFLDEEIDDDVLGRIPKDREITVLCAKGGSSEYVAAALQDRGYEVNHLEDGMNGWARIYEAVEVERYDGAGTLFQYLRPSSGCLGYLVVDGDEAAVIDPLRAFTQRYLDDADELGVDLTYAFDTHIHADHVSGLRELAAEGIETVIPEAAVDRGVTYADETTLAADGDEFDVGNATVQAVYTPGHTSGMTSYLIDDSLLATGDTLFVESVARPDLEEGAEGVADAACQLSETLQERVLALPDETLIGGAHFSDSAVPAEDGTYTARIEDLREKMAALTMDEDEFVELILSDMPPRPANHEEIIATNLGQQETDAETAFELELGPNNCAASQGSLTDD, encoded by the coding sequence ATGGACGACATGGACTTCCCCACACTGGATGCACCCGTCGAATCGATCGACCCCGAGGATCTGAAGGGGCGTCTCGACGCCGGCGATGCGGTCACGCTCCTCGACGTGCGAACGGAATCGGACTACGAGGAGTGGAACATCAGCGCCGACACCGTCGAGTCGATCAACGTCCCCTACTTCGCGTTCCTCGACGAGGAGATCGACGACGACGTTCTTGGGCGGATACCGAAGGACCGCGAGATCACCGTCCTCTGTGCGAAGGGCGGCTCGAGCGAGTACGTCGCGGCCGCCCTTCAGGACCGCGGCTACGAGGTCAACCACCTCGAAGACGGGATGAACGGCTGGGCGCGTATTTACGAGGCCGTCGAGGTCGAGCGCTACGACGGCGCCGGGACGCTGTTCCAGTATCTGCGCCCCTCGAGCGGCTGTCTCGGCTATCTCGTCGTCGACGGCGATGAGGCCGCCGTGATCGACCCGCTCCGAGCGTTCACGCAGCGCTACCTCGACGACGCCGACGAACTCGGCGTCGACCTCACCTACGCGTTCGATACGCACATCCACGCGGATCACGTCTCCGGTCTCCGCGAACTCGCTGCGGAGGGTATCGAGACCGTCATCCCCGAGGCGGCGGTCGATCGCGGCGTCACGTACGCCGACGAGACGACGCTCGCAGCCGACGGCGACGAGTTCGACGTCGGGAACGCGACCGTCCAGGCGGTCTACACGCCCGGTCACACGTCGGGGATGACCTCGTATCTGATCGACGACTCGCTGCTCGCGACCGGCGACACCCTGTTCGTCGAGAGCGTCGCCCGACCCGACCTCGAGGAGGGGGCCGAGGGCGTGGCGGACGCCGCGTGCCAGCTCTCCGAAACGCTGCAAGAGCGCGTGCTCGCGCTCCCTGACGAGACCCTGATCGGCGGCGCTCACTTCAGCGATTCGGCCGTTCCCGCCGAGGACGGCACCTACACGGCTCGAATCGAGGACTTACGTGAGAAGATGGCGGCGCTCACGATGGACGAAGACGAGTTCGTCGAGTTGATCCTCTCGGACATGCCGCCGCGTCCGGCTAACCACGAGGAGATCATCGCGACGAATCTCGGTCAGCAAGAGACGGATGCGGAGACGGCGTTCGAACTCGAGCTCGGTCCGAACAACTGCGCTGCGAGCCAGGGCTCGCTGACGGACGACTGA
- a CDS encoding universal stress protein codes for MYDTILVPVDGSETSKTAVDQAVALARTVDAAVQFLYVVDTGSEPTDLDDDQRAELRSAAEEQGRQALERAESRAAEHDVDATRTVREGTPYREVLEHAADLDGAAIVVGTHGRTGPDHVRLGSTAERILARADRPVVAVPPSDEGAYEFDGGRVLVAADGSDASERAAEQGFDVAETYDAAVYAAYVIDTTTYGLEDAPRSIIGLLREGGENAVETVAADGRDRGLSVTTEVLRGVPDEELIEYADGIGASLVVLGTRGQGGATGDVLGSTAARVLRRTDCPILTVR; via the coding sequence ATGTACGATACGATTCTCGTCCCGGTCGATGGCAGCGAAACCTCGAAAACCGCCGTCGATCAGGCGGTCGCCCTCGCACGGACGGTCGACGCCGCGGTACAGTTCCTCTACGTCGTCGACACCGGTAGCGAACCGACCGATCTCGACGACGACCAGCGAGCCGAGCTCCGCAGTGCGGCAGAAGAGCAGGGCCGGCAGGCGCTCGAGCGAGCAGAAAGCCGGGCCGCAGAGCACGACGTCGACGCGACGCGGACGGTCCGCGAGGGGACGCCGTACCGCGAGGTTCTCGAGCACGCGGCCGACCTCGACGGCGCGGCGATCGTGGTCGGAACACACGGCCGAACGGGACCGGACCACGTCAGGCTCGGAAGCACGGCTGAACGGATACTCGCCCGCGCGGACCGTCCCGTCGTCGCCGTTCCGCCGTCCGACGAGGGTGCCTACGAGTTCGACGGCGGCCGCGTGCTGGTCGCGGCTGACGGCAGCGACGCCTCCGAGCGCGCCGCCGAACAGGGGTTCGACGTGGCCGAAACCTACGACGCCGCGGTGTACGCGGCGTACGTGATCGACACGACGACCTACGGTCTCGAGGACGCACCCCGGAGCATCATCGGATTGTTGCGGGAAGGAGGGGAGAACGCAGTCGAGACGGTCGCCGCCGACGGGCGCGACCGCGGGCTCTCGGTGACGACGGAGGTGCTCCGGGGCGTCCCCGACGAGGAGCTGATCGAGTACGCCGACGGAATCGGCGCGTCGCTCGTCGTACTCGGAACCCGCGGACAGGGCGGGGCGACCGGCGACGTGCTTGGCAGTACGGCGGCCCGCGTCCTCCGGCGGACGGACTGTCCGATCCTGACCGTTCGGTGA
- a CDS encoding polysaccharide deacetylase family protein, whose amino-acid sequence MERYTSRRQMLAAVGLGSTALAGCMDFLSDDDGNGSGDGDGNGGDDTSGTDGSDGGDGDGESVEWPAIETGEVLSDFEDLEQWETLSGSLDAAPDEAQTGSQAAVLESDGERAAIQITFPDGLDMNGWDTSIAVKPESATRIVVEFIAPTQNERLNSVKIIPEEFDDWLRLDCGYEHKPEGEPDLSDLFQLNIIAVGPEDGPTRVFLDDLRRTEGVDNGKAILAFYDGHSSHYDIAAELLEERGWAGAIPVEPGRIGSGPRMDTGQLRKLQQEGWDVCAYPGGDGGLAQMGDSQRRSILESARDSLEQRGFADGSRHFFAPNWREMDPDTLAVVRDVFDSGFMFGSCPVGVPPTNPHMIPVTWGPALHGGVRRHINLCDQYNQLVVLRIPPIVEEDAEESQMSLDDFEHLLDHLEHRGLDVITPSDLVDGELGGGEADEEEELERPDGTIFEEGESYSFTGEDDATSEEFDLSEGLVVGEFSQEDDEEFVVELVAADDDGRDTSLIETTESSGESAAVVPEGTYQFSVDGDGEWEIDVEQPEVHSDDLTDLPVEASGTGASFVGPYWTEDSVSLSISHDGDEEFVVDGIGADGHREQIVNQSGEFDGSRSYGAGGVVWLVVEADGDWSLEMDHS is encoded by the coding sequence ATGGAGCGCTACACGTCCCGACGACAAATGTTAGCGGCGGTTGGACTCGGATCCACGGCACTCGCGGGGTGCATGGATTTCCTTTCGGACGACGACGGCAACGGGTCCGGGGACGGGGACGGAAACGGCGGCGACGATACCTCCGGCACCGACGGGTCGGACGGCGGCGACGGTGACGGCGAAAGCGTCGAGTGGCCCGCGATCGAGACCGGCGAAGTGCTGTCCGACTTCGAGGACCTCGAGCAGTGGGAGACGCTCAGCGGATCGCTCGACGCCGCACCGGACGAAGCACAGACCGGCTCGCAGGCCGCGGTGCTCGAGAGCGACGGCGAGCGGGCCGCGATTCAGATCACGTTCCCCGACGGGCTCGACATGAACGGATGGGATACGTCGATCGCGGTCAAGCCGGAATCCGCAACCCGGATCGTCGTCGAGTTCATCGCCCCCACGCAAAACGAGCGGCTCAACAGCGTCAAGATCATTCCCGAGGAGTTCGACGACTGGCTCCGCCTCGACTGCGGATACGAGCACAAACCGGAGGGCGAACCCGACCTCTCGGATCTCTTCCAGCTGAACATCATCGCGGTCGGGCCGGAGGACGGTCCGACGCGCGTGTTCCTCGACGATCTGCGCCGCACGGAGGGCGTCGACAACGGGAAGGCGATCCTCGCGTTCTACGACGGCCACAGCTCCCACTACGACATCGCGGCCGAACTCCTCGAGGAGCGCGGCTGGGCCGGCGCGATTCCGGTCGAACCCGGCCGGATCGGTTCCGGGCCGCGAATGGACACCGGACAGCTTCGCAAACTCCAGCAGGAGGGGTGGGACGTCTGTGCTTACCCCGGCGGCGACGGGGGTCTTGCCCAGATGGGCGACAGCCAGCGCCGCAGCATCCTCGAGTCGGCGCGGGACTCGCTCGAACAGCGTGGATTCGCCGACGGCTCCCGACACTTCTTCGCGCCCAACTGGCGGGAGATGGATCCGGACACGCTCGCGGTCGTCCGCGACGTCTTCGACTCCGGGTTCATGTTCGGAAGCTGCCCGGTCGGCGTCCCGCCGACGAACCCGCACATGATTCCCGTGACCTGGGGGCCGGCGCTCCACGGCGGGGTTCGCCGCCACATCAACCTCTGTGATCAGTACAACCAGCTCGTCGTCCTCAGGATCCCGCCGATCGTCGAGGAGGACGCCGAGGAGAGTCAGATGTCCCTCGACGACTTCGAGCACCTGCTCGATCACCTCGAGCACCGCGGTCTCGACGTGATCACGCCGTCGGACCTCGTCGACGGCGAACTCGGCGGTGGTGAGGCCGACGAGGAGGAGGAACTCGAGCGCCCGGACGGAACGATCTTCGAGGAGGGCGAGTCCTACTCGTTCACCGGCGAGGACGACGCGACCTCCGAGGAGTTCGACCTCTCGGAAGGGCTCGTCGTCGGCGAGTTCTCCCAGGAGGACGACGAGGAGTTCGTCGTCGAGCTGGTAGCGGCGGACGACGACGGACGGGACACCAGCCTGATCGAAACGACCGAGTCGTCCGGCGAGTCGGCCGCGGTCGTCCCCGAAGGAACCTACCAGTTCAGCGTCGACGGCGACGGCGAGTGGGAGATCGACGTCGAGCAGCCCGAGGTTCACAGCGACGATCTGACGGACCTGCCGGTCGAGGCGTCCGGCACCGGCGCGTCGTTCGTCGGTCCGTACTGGACCGAAGACAGCGTCAGCCTCAGCATCTCTCACGACGGCGACGAGGAGTTCGTTGTCGACGGGATCGGCGCCGACGGCCATAGAGAACAGATCGTCAACCAGTCCGGCGAGTTCGACGGCTCGAGGTCCTACGGTGCGGGCGGCGTCGTCTGGCTCGTCGTCGAGGCCGACGGCGACTGGAGCCTCGAGATGGACCACTCCTGA
- a CDS encoding YeeE/YedE family protein codes for MVADLVSLSLTAELFPNGIYRYAVGGLLVGLGAVVIYVGTGIAAGASTFLESTLSYVSKQSRFQRYRSSRDWRIVFTVGIVLGAAVYAVVWQGGTWTTDVQPWRLLVGGILVGIGTRIGKGCTSGHGVCGVGSASRTSIVGVMTFLVVAIGTAQLVQALGVTP; via the coding sequence ATGGTCGCTGACCTCGTTTCGCTGTCGCTGACCGCGGAGCTGTTCCCGAACGGCATCTACCGGTACGCCGTCGGCGGACTGCTCGTCGGCCTCGGTGCGGTCGTCATCTACGTCGGTACTGGAATCGCCGCCGGCGCGAGCACGTTCCTCGAGTCGACGCTGTCGTACGTCTCGAAGCAGTCCCGATTCCAGCGGTACCGCTCTTCTCGCGACTGGCGGATCGTCTTCACGGTGGGCATCGTCCTCGGAGCGGCCGTCTACGCCGTCGTCTGGCAGGGCGGGACGTGGACGACGGACGTCCAGCCCTGGCGACTGCTCGTCGGCGGCATCCTCGTCGGGATCGGAACCCGGATCGGAAAGGGATGTACGTCCGGCCACGGCGTCTGCGGCGTCGGCTCCGCCTCGAGGACGTCGATCGTCGGGGTGATGACGTTCCTCGTCGTCGCGATCGGAACCGCACAGCTCGTCCAGGCGCTGGGGGTGACGCCGTAG
- a CDS encoding RimK family alpha-L-glutamate ligase yields MSEQAVRVGVLSFHESAESRAILNAVEALDHEPVWLREQNVLVRFDNGSFVLEPDVDVVINRVLLSTTTQPVEAVGIANAIARFRPMVNSPDAAARASHKIASAAALVDAAVPVPHTALALSPATLGRVRPEFGEEFVYKTTVGTHGGGAWKVHQSDLLTGTVGTRRAFLQEFVDARGDRPQDLRVYVVGDRVVGAMYRYAADGDWRTNVARGGAVEDATDSLPDSVVEISLRAASAVGLDCAGVDLIEGPQGWAVLEVNPTAGFKGLYSATGRSPAPAIAKLALERVGVTVDDERVEELTTVLDDSTPTGVSSSVQPIEAEAPVVGLTERVVVSGTTDTKTVIGRANPAHATTSIDLQLAAAIGAGPIQAGFAGDGRRRQPVVDIVVGIGGTEQTVEATVEDRGDTKHPLLLGRDVLGGFRIDVGTRYEDRLEE; encoded by the coding sequence ATGAGCGAGCAGGCCGTTCGGGTCGGAGTTCTGAGCTTCCACGAGAGCGCAGAGTCGCGGGCGATTCTCAACGCCGTCGAGGCGCTCGATCACGAGCCGGTGTGGCTGCGCGAACAAAACGTGCTCGTCCGGTTCGATAACGGTTCATTCGTCCTCGAGCCCGACGTGGACGTGGTGATCAATCGAGTGTTGCTCTCGACGACGACCCAGCCCGTCGAGGCCGTCGGCATCGCGAACGCCATCGCCCGGTTTCGGCCGATGGTGAACTCTCCCGACGCCGCGGCTCGAGCGTCCCACAAGATCGCCTCAGCCGCCGCGCTCGTCGACGCGGCGGTACCGGTGCCCCACACCGCTCTCGCGCTCAGCCCCGCCACGCTCGGTCGGGTTCGCCCCGAGTTCGGCGAGGAGTTCGTCTACAAGACGACCGTCGGCACCCACGGCGGCGGCGCGTGGAAAGTGCACCAGAGCGACCTGCTCACCGGCACCGTCGGCACCCGTCGGGCGTTCCTGCAGGAGTTCGTCGACGCCCGCGGCGACCGACCACAGGACCTCCGGGTCTACGTGGTCGGCGACCGCGTCGTCGGCGCGATGTACCGCTACGCGGCCGACGGTGACTGGCGGACGAACGTCGCCCGGGGCGGGGCGGTCGAGGATGCGACCGACTCGCTCCCGGACTCCGTCGTCGAAATCTCGCTTCGAGCGGCGTCCGCGGTCGGTCTGGACTGCGCTGGCGTCGATCTCATCGAAGGCCCACAGGGGTGGGCGGTCCTCGAGGTGAACCCGACCGCGGGGTTCAAGGGGTTGTACAGCGCGACGGGACGGAGTCCGGCGCCTGCCATCGCGAAACTGGCACTCGAACGGGTCGGCGTCACGGTCGACGACGAACGGGTCGAGGAGCTGACGACGGTACTGGACGATTCGACGCCGACGGGCGTCAGCTCGAGCGTCCAGCCGATCGAGGCGGAGGCGCCCGTAGTCGGCCTCACCGAACGCGTCGTCGTCAGCGGGACGACGGATACGAAGACGGTGATCGGACGCGCGAATCCCGCACACGCCACGACGAGCATCGACCTCCAGCTCGCGGCCGCGATCGGCGCCGGGCCGATCCAGGCCGGGTTCGCCGGTGACGGGCGGCGGCGCCAACCGGTCGTCGACATCGTCGTCGGGATCGGCGGCACCGAACAGACCGTCGAAGCGACCGTCGAAGACAGGGGTGATACGAAACACCCGCTGTTGCTCGGCCGCGACGTCCTCGGCGGGTTCCGAATCGATGTCGGCACGCGGTACGAGGACCGTCTCGAGGAGTGA
- a CDS encoding carbamoyltransferase family protein has translation MTNYLLAFKPSIGLYGQHDPSAVLFEDGTPVFGVEEERYTREKHATDTFPEQAIQACLDHRNLEITDLDRILLPYDPRLQRKIARHYVTDAIRAPGFARKLSALEQTLVNQVRSRFVPTREIEARLESFGTPLPPVEPLEHHRCHAASAFHPSAFDEAVVLTVDAKGEYDSTVVWHASGDRLKRVRTYEHPNSLGLFYAIVTEYLGYRMFNGEGKVMGLAPYGEDNPDIERPLRDLLETGVEYDVTALTRRWGTGHGVEILEDLFDRPRNETRGEFDQWEKDLAHTAQKLLEETVVEIAETAVSRLGTANVALAGGVVLNCKLNKCIRESPVVDDVFIQPVAHDAGLALGAGWLQQDPSDVERQTNVYLGPEYDTAEIRSTLETNKIAYSEPENLERYVAERLADGALVGWFQGRMEMGPRALGARSILADPRSVESRDRVNKFVKHREEWRPFAPSMLESAAETYLVNGQPAPFMIDAYDSRPEKVGDLEAVLHPADDSTRPQTVREDQNPRYYRLISEFGDITGVPVVLNTSFNDHAEPIVRTPTQAIKDFYGMGLDVLVLEDLVVEKDAAQSA, from the coding sequence ATGACGAACTATCTGCTTGCATTTAAGCCCAGTATCGGACTCTACGGGCAGCACGATCCGAGCGCCGTGCTCTTCGAGGACGGAACTCCTGTTTTCGGCGTCGAGGAAGAACGCTACACGCGAGAGAAACACGCGACGGACACGTTCCCAGAACAGGCGATTCAGGCGTGTCTCGACCACCGAAACCTGGAGATCACGGATCTCGATCGCATTCTCCTCCCCTACGATCCCCGACTCCAGCGCAAGATCGCCCGTCACTACGTCACCGACGCGATCCGCGCGCCGGGCTTTGCGCGAAAGCTCTCCGCGCTCGAGCAGACGCTCGTCAACCAGGTTCGAAGCCGGTTCGTTCCGACGCGAGAGATCGAAGCCCGCCTCGAGTCGTTCGGGACGCCGCTGCCACCGGTCGAACCGCTCGAACACCACCGCTGTCACGCTGCGAGCGCGTTTCACCCGTCCGCGTTCGACGAGGCGGTCGTGCTCACCGTCGACGCGAAGGGCGAGTACGATTCGACCGTCGTCTGGCACGCGAGCGGCGACCGACTAAAGCGGGTTCGAACGTACGAACACCCCAACAGTCTCGGCCTCTTTTACGCGATCGTCACGGAGTATCTCGGCTACCGAATGTTCAACGGCGAGGGGAAGGTGATGGGGCTCGCGCCGTACGGCGAGGACAACCCGGACATCGAACGGCCGCTGCGGGATCTCCTCGAGACCGGCGTCGAGTACGACGTCACCGCGCTGACCAGGCGGTGGGGAACCGGCCACGGCGTCGAAATCCTCGAGGACCTGTTCGACCGACCGCGAAACGAGACGCGAGGGGAGTTCGACCAGTGGGAGAAAGACCTCGCGCACACGGCACAGAAACTCCTCGAGGAGACCGTCGTCGAAATCGCGGAAACCGCCGTCTCCCGCCTCGGAACCGCGAACGTCGCGCTCGCCGGCGGCGTCGTCCTCAACTGCAAGCTGAACAAGTGCATTCGGGAGTCGCCGGTCGTCGACGACGTCTTCATCCAGCCGGTCGCCCACGACGCCGGGCTCGCACTCGGCGCGGGCTGGCTCCAACAGGACCCGTCGGACGTCGAACGCCAGACGAACGTCTACCTCGGCCCCGAGTACGACACCGCGGAGATCCGCTCGACCCTCGAGACGAACAAGATCGCCTACTCGGAGCCGGAGAACCTCGAACGGTACGTCGCAGAACGCCTCGCAGACGGCGCGCTCGTCGGTTGGTTCCAGGGGCGAATGGAGATGGGGCCGCGAGCACTCGGCGCACGAAGCATTCTGGCCGATCCGCGCTCGGTCGAATCTCGAGACCGAGTCAACAAGTTCGTCAAACACCGCGAGGAGTGGCGTCCCTTCGCCCCGTCGATGCTCGAGTCGGCGGCCGAAACCTACCTGGTCAACGGACAGCCGGCGCCGTTTATGATCGACGCCTACGACTCCCGTCCGGAGAAAGTCGGCGACCTCGAGGCGGTCTTACACCCCGCCGACGATTCGACGCGGCCCCAGACCGTCCGCGAGGACCAGAACCCGCGGTACTACCGGCTCATCTCCGAGTTCGGCGACATCACCGGCGTCCCAGTCGTCCTCAACACGTCGTTCAACGATCACGCCGAACCGATCGTCCGGACGCCGACGCAGGCGATCAAGGACTTCTACGGGATGGGTCTCGACGTCCTCGTCCTCGAGGACCTCGTCGTCGAAAAGGACGCCGCGCAGTCGGCGTAG
- a CDS encoding universal stress protein, with translation MYRRILVPTDGSDAARSAVEQAYEVAERFDAAVHLLYVIDVDRQYPFERTTDPRSSRPVRTASG, from the coding sequence ATGTATCGGAGGATTCTGGTTCCGACCGACGGCAGCGACGCCGCCCGCAGCGCCGTCGAACAGGCGTACGAGGTGGCCGAGCGGTTCGACGCGGCGGTTCATCTGCTGTACGTCATCGACGTGGATCGACAGTACCCGTTCGAACGCACCACCGACCCGCGCTCGAGTCGGCCCGTGAGGACGGCGAGCGGCTAA
- a CDS encoding pyridoxamine 5'-phosphate oxidase family protein: MQGLRWLQMTPAEVDELLGRGGTGVISFAAGVDTPPVSIPVSYGYKADDRALYFQLSVPPESRKAELVDRHVSFFTYRETDDGWRSVIATGSLDALEDAPYASSAVLGMWAIEVPRVDIFERPREEVAFRDFCLVPDTLTGRKETETET; encoded by the coding sequence ATGCAGGGACTTCGCTGGCTCCAGATGACCCCCGCGGAGGTCGACGAACTGCTCGGACGCGGCGGAACGGGCGTCATCTCCTTCGCCGCCGGCGTCGACACGCCGCCGGTCTCGATCCCGGTCTCCTACGGCTACAAAGCCGACGACCGCGCGCTCTACTTTCAGCTCTCCGTTCCTCCCGAGAGTCGGAAGGCCGAACTCGTCGACCGCCACGTCTCGTTCTTCACGTACCGCGAAACCGACGACGGGTGGCGAAGCGTCATCGCGACGGGGTCGTTAGACGCCCTTGAGGACGCGCCGTACGCCTCGAGCGCCGTCCTGGGGATGTGGGCGATCGAGGTGCCTCGAGTCGACATCTTCGAACGCCCCCGCGAGGAGGTCGCTTTCCGCGACTTCTGTCTGGTTCCCGACACGCTTACGGGCCGAAAGGAAACCGAAACTGAGACCTGA
- a CDS encoding sulfurtransferase TusA family protein — translation MSSEHNVTETLDVKGQSCPMPIVKTKQAIDDLEEGDVLEVVATDSGSMSDIQGWADSTDGVDLLEQVDDGELYTHYVKKTV, via the coding sequence ATGAGTTCGGAACACAACGTCACTGAGACGCTCGACGTGAAAGGACAGTCCTGCCCGATGCCGATCGTGAAGACCAAGCAGGCGATCGACGACCTCGAGGAGGGAGACGTGCTCGAGGTCGTCGCGACCGATTCGGGCAGCATGAGCGACATCCAGGGGTGGGCCGACAGCACCGACGGCGTCGACCTCCTCGAGCAGGTCGACGACGGCGAACTGTACACCCACTAC